The genomic stretch GCCAGGGAGAATGTCCTGCTCCCGTATATGAAAGGGCTGGCTCCGGTAAGCAATGAAATCAAGAAACGCGCGGATGCCTGTCTGGAACGGGTCGGTCTGGCCGGCAAGGGGAGTAAAATCCCTGGTCACCTTTCCGGCGGCGAACAGCAGCGTGTTGCCATCGCTCGTGCATTGGTCAAGGAATCGACTGTACTCTTCGCCGATGAGCCGACAGGTAATCTGGACAAGGCGACCGGAGATTCCGTGATGGAGTTGCTGTCCGAGTTGAAAAATGAAGGATTGTCCGTGGTCATGGTTACTCATGACGAGGAGTATGCTGCCAAGGCCGATCGAATCGTGCACATGGCTGACGGCCGCGTGCTGTAGATGAAATAGAAAAGCCGCCTGAAAGGCGGCTTTTTTTATTGGTATTTTGACAATATCTGATCGAGGGTGCCGTTTTCTCGGATTGCCTGTATCTTCCTGTTCACCACCGAAAGGCAATTTTCCCAACCTGTGACGTGATTAAAGACGAACCTGAGCCACACTGATGATAGCGGCTTTTCCGCGAAGTGGAAGTCCTCTCGCGACATTGAAGGGGTTGTCTTCATAAGCCACAAAGCGGTTCGCTTGTTGATGGCGACACCGTCCACACGTCCTTGTTTGACCATACGCAATAGCAGAATATCCTTGTTGACATCATAGCGAATCGCTTTCCCCTGAAGGAACAAAGGTTCTATGACCGGATATGAATAATTGCTGATGCAGCCGATGGTCTTACCTTCCAGGCTCTCAAGCCCGGAATAAATGAGCGGCGTTCGTGCAGAGGATATAATGATACTGTCTTCACGAAGGATTGGATCACTCCATAA from Pseudodesulfovibrio profundus encodes the following:
- a CDS encoding substrate-binding periplasmic protein — translated: MIRILSSPLLVLMMLVAPHVAMAEGRTVTLGYFARGWAPYEILTDAAPSGIAVDLFEEVLPDSITRNVDLYSKPRELLLSNEAPIYTRLEAIEWVPKPDRFLWSDPILREDSIIISSARTPLIYSGLESLEGKTIGCISNYSYPVIEPLFLQGKAIRYDVNKDILLLRMVKQGRVDGVAINKRTALWLMKTTPSMSREDFHFAEKPLSSVWLRFVFNHVTGWENCLSVVNRKIQAIRENGTLDQILSKYQ
- a CDS encoding ABC transporter ATP-binding protein, whose protein sequence is MLEARNIIKTFQSEGVETRALDSVDLTVQPGEFVSIVGRSGSGKTTFLNILSTLLTPDSGEILYGGEDVTTFAADRLNQLRQKDFSVVFQFHYLLPYLSARENVLLPYMKGLAPVSNEIKKRADACLERVGLAGKGSKIPGHLSGGEQQRVAIARALVKESTVLFADEPTGNLDKATGDSVMELLSELKNEGLSVVMVTHDEEYAAKADRIVHMADGRVL